A portion of the Candidatus Pristimantibacillus lignocellulolyticus genome contains these proteins:
- a CDS encoding zinc-binding alcohol dehydrogenase: MNTIINQCVKFVSKGKAELRKEELQYVKLEGTKILGKTLVSLISSGSEAGGYMADFKPEQYPMETGYAAILEVLEVGDQVTTVAVGDKVFASAPHSLYNIVDVSDTVLMLEGMEPEEAVLCRFPAISMTSMLKTGIRPIEPVLVTGLGIVGLMCAQMLQHCGYPVYAVDPGANRREIAQECGIRHVYEKVQDIPVKGNIGLAVECSGAEQATLSALEVLRKGGELSLVGVPWYRGTDTFAHELLQKIFYGFVTITSGWEWSIPKHPIDFIPASNYGNFAVCMQWIKDGDLKVKGIYELADPRNCDAAYQSILSKTTSKTCIIYDWRNLEL, encoded by the coding sequence ATGAACACAATTATTAATCAATGTGTAAAATTTGTATCAAAAGGCAAGGCTGAGCTACGAAAAGAGGAATTGCAATATGTTAAACTAGAAGGTACGAAAATACTAGGTAAAACACTAGTTTCATTAATATCTTCAGGTTCCGAGGCTGGTGGCTACATGGCAGATTTTAAGCCGGAACAGTATCCGATGGAAACAGGCTATGCGGCGATTTTGGAGGTGCTTGAGGTAGGTGATCAAGTTACAACAGTCGCAGTTGGGGACAAAGTATTTGCAAGCGCTCCTCATTCACTTTATAATATCGTCGATGTTAGTGATACTGTACTTATGCTTGAAGGTATGGAGCCGGAGGAAGCCGTTCTTTGTCGTTTTCCGGCAATCTCAATGACAAGTATGTTGAAAACTGGAATCCGTCCGATTGAACCTGTGCTTGTTACTGGTTTGGGAATTGTAGGATTAATGTGCGCACAGATGCTTCAACATTGTGGTTATCCAGTCTATGCTGTTGATCCTGGTGCGAATAGAAGGGAAATTGCGCAAGAGTGTGGAATACGGCATGTATATGAAAAAGTTCAAGATATTCCGGTAAAAGGAAATATCGGTCTTGCTGTAGAATGTTCAGGTGCTGAGCAGGCTACATTGAGTGCTTTAGAAGTGCTACGTAAAGGTGGCGAGCTATCTTTAGTAGGTGTTCCTTGGTATAGAGGTACAGATACATTTGCTCACGAATTACTTCAAAAGATATTCTACGGATTTGTAACAATTACTTCTGGATGGGAGTGGAGTATTCCGAAGCATCCCATCGACTTTATTCCTGCTAGTAATTATGGTAACTTTGCAGTATGCATGCAGTGGATTAAAGATGGTGACCTGAAGGTTAAAGGTATTTATGAATTAGCAGATCCCCGAAATTGTGATGCTGCTTATCAATCAATTCTAAGTAAGACTACCTCCAAAACATGTATTATCTATGACTGGAGAAATCTTGAATTATAA
- a CDS encoding glycoside hydrolase family 9 protein: protein MYTELQQQLEKSRFLREGMQPDMTASGEKRWREKKVNQRKMIEFASVSLNHQGPGHSEISYDYVRDEARSLLIQTPTTLSVKKDNNRAYGISQCMISFEKKDLSAYNRLSVWVYIDAPGFHAVYLEMSIHNKGKNIMPKPGRFEGTHHPCLAPGQWHHVVWEIPYIYRDCVEGVSLAVPLLGSMPNTAKELKVYFSDLSFEVVEEENYLGFNLRKNSIAYCHSGYREEALKEALVQHCDSSNFQLLDTEGLVVYEAETLQLNDDFKKMDFTNYKKSGWYTLRIGDINSRPFAIGNDAYLSAAWKTLNFFNLERCGADIPGVHTACHLDVLCVHPDGRTLPISGGWHDAGDVSQGLTNTIESAYAMLELAVAIKEKETSLYVRLLEEARWGLDWIIRTRFGDGYRNTGCIIGIWTNNVHGDHDDIRTEAKNNAISNLNAAALCAKAAGIYTEDANFSALCQRVAIEDFAFGLEEIESMLPHKREIDLFAQASIAGYELYVLTGEEHYLAFAVKYALLIIECQQLELRVDFETPLSGFFYESRAKSRILAYFHSSLEHAPMQALGRLYTIAPNHADALLWKRSMELYASYIKTIAHMVEPYRVLPNAIYELNNCDFTGLYHEGDNSVGQPTLDEYNEQVLQGIQLNDTHYIRRFPVAYQFRGFHATLMGKAKAIAFIDEALPDKELKDIATRQVEWLLGYNPFAISSVYGEGYDYHPLYVAFSDQLVGAVPVGFETFENLDEPFFPMQNAPTYKEVWVHTTCRLMWLIADLNRT from the coding sequence GGGCATTCGGAGATAAGTTATGATTATGTTAGAGATGAAGCGCGAAGCTTATTGATCCAGACGCCAACTACATTGTCAGTAAAAAAAGACAATAATCGTGCATACGGGATAAGTCAATGTATGATTAGTTTTGAAAAAAAAGATTTAAGCGCTTATAATCGGTTATCCGTATGGGTATATATTGATGCTCCTGGTTTTCATGCCGTTTATTTGGAAATGTCTATTCATAATAAGGGTAAAAATATTATGCCTAAGCCTGGGCGATTTGAAGGAACACATCATCCGTGCCTTGCCCCGGGTCAATGGCATCATGTTGTCTGGGAAATCCCATATATATATCGTGATTGTGTAGAAGGGGTTTCCTTAGCGGTGCCGCTACTTGGAAGCATGCCTAATACTGCGAAGGAGTTGAAAGTATACTTCTCTGATCTTAGCTTTGAAGTGGTGGAAGAGGAGAATTATCTAGGGTTTAACCTTCGGAAAAATAGTATTGCTTATTGCCATAGTGGTTACCGTGAAGAGGCTCTCAAAGAAGCGCTTGTCCAACATTGCGATTCAAGTAACTTTCAATTACTAGATACAGAAGGTCTAGTAGTTTATGAAGCAGAAACATTGCAGTTAAATGATGACTTTAAAAAGATGGATTTCACTAATTATAAAAAATCAGGATGGTATACGTTACGTATAGGAGATATTAATTCTCGTCCTTTTGCCATAGGTAACGATGCATATTTATCTGCTGCTTGGAAGACGCTTAATTTCTTTAATCTTGAGCGTTGTGGTGCTGATATTCCTGGTGTTCACACAGCTTGTCATCTGGATGTGCTTTGTGTTCATCCCGACGGAAGAACACTTCCTATATCAGGTGGGTGGCATGATGCAGGCGATGTTTCTCAAGGGCTTACTAATACTATAGAATCAGCCTATGCGATGTTAGAGCTGGCGGTTGCAATAAAGGAGAAAGAAACAAGTCTCTATGTCCGTTTGTTGGAAGAGGCTAGATGGGGATTAGATTGGATCATACGAACTCGCTTTGGTGATGGATATAGAAATACTGGTTGCATCATTGGAATTTGGACTAATAATGTGCATGGAGATCATGATGATATTCGCACGGAAGCGAAAAATAATGCTATTAGTAATTTGAATGCGGCAGCTTTATGTGCGAAAGCTGCTGGAATATATACCGAGGACGCGAACTTTTCGGCTCTTTGCCAACGAGTAGCGATAGAAGATTTTGCATTTGGTTTAGAAGAAATCGAAAGCATGCTTCCTCACAAGCGGGAGATTGATCTATTTGCTCAAGCGTCTATAGCTGGTTACGAGTTATACGTTTTGACAGGGGAAGAACATTATTTGGCATTCGCAGTTAAATATGCGCTGTTAATTATCGAATGTCAGCAGTTAGAGTTAAGAGTAGATTTTGAGACTCCTTTATCTGGATTTTTCTATGAAAGTCGCGCAAAATCAAGAATATTAGCTTATTTCCATTCGAGCTTAGAACATGCGCCAATGCAAGCGTTAGGTAGATTGTATACAATTGCACCGAATCATGCAGATGCATTGCTGTGGAAGAGAAGTATGGAACTTTATGCTAGCTATATTAAAACAATTGCACATATGGTTGAGCCGTATCGTGTTTTACCTAATGCAATTTATGAACTGAATAATTGTGATTTTACAGGATTATATCACGAAGGTGATAATTCTGTAGGTCAGCCTACCTTGGATGAGTATAATGAGCAAGTATTGCAAGGAATTCAATTGAATGATACCCATTATATTCGGAGATTCCCTGTTGCTTATCAGTTCCGTGGTTTTCATGCTACGTTGATGGGCAAAGCGAAAGCGATTGCTTTTATTGATGAAGCGCTACCGGATAAAGAATTAAAAGATATTGCAACGCGTCAAGTCGAGTGGTTGTTAGGTTATAATCCATTTGCAATAAGCAGTGTCTACGGTGAAGGGTATGATTATCATCCGTTGTATGTCGCTTTTTCTGATCAGCTAGTTGGAGCTGTTCCTGTAGGCTTTGAGACGTTTGAAAATTTAGACGAGCCTTTCTTCCCAATGCAAAACGCACCTACCTATAAAGAGGTGTGGGTTCATACTACCTGTCGCTTAATGTGGTTAATTGCAGACTTGAATCGTACTTAG
- a CDS encoding MFS transporter — protein MAIKPGIRNNIIFSFVQLMYCAATAKSVFTVLYLQQKGLSNTIIGLIISISAVIVIFLQPLWGYISDRFNARIPILIACFTMATIMYCMLLTTEVPIILGVILVSVSFFECAIASILDVWILAHVGKNYGSIRLWGSIGFSGAVLIYSQVVGSGTIASMFPVYIIVSILTLIAFFLLIRYAGSNLPIKEERKKLKFSPKLLISNNRYMLLLCFVFMLFLPNSPASTFLPNLFQATGGSVEMYGWSNSFRAAAEIPAFLFGALLLRRFGHVAMIFFASSLYFMSQLLFALAESPLQVALGQIMQGPAYSLLLLGTLNYVYQLAPKDMQVTAQTLVSAIGMGLAAIVGNYSGGLVIDNFGIKPLYWTGMSIIAAAMLLFLLSFMWGKKNNDHKVSIMNATRE, from the coding sequence ATGGCAATAAAACCTGGGATTCGTAATAATATAATCTTTTCGTTTGTGCAGTTAATGTATTGTGCAGCAACGGCAAAATCAGTATTTACAGTGTTATATCTCCAACAAAAAGGTTTAAGTAATACAATTATCGGCTTAATTATTTCAATAAGTGCAGTTATCGTTATTTTTCTACAACCATTATGGGGATATATTAGTGATCGTTTTAATGCTAGAATCCCAATTCTTATCGCCTGTTTTACTATGGCTACGATTATGTACTGTATGTTATTAACTACAGAAGTACCAATTATTTTGGGGGTAATTCTTGTATCAGTTAGTTTTTTTGAGTGCGCGATTGCATCGATACTAGATGTTTGGATATTAGCGCATGTAGGTAAAAACTATGGTTCAATTCGTCTATGGGGATCGATCGGCTTTTCTGGTGCTGTTCTCATATATTCACAAGTTGTCGGCAGTGGAACGATTGCGTCAATGTTTCCTGTCTACATTATAGTGTCTATACTAACGCTGATTGCATTCTTTCTGCTTATTCGATACGCAGGTAGCAATTTACCGATCAAAGAGGAGAGAAAAAAACTGAAATTTTCTCCGAAATTACTTATCAGTAATAATCGATATATGTTGTTGTTATGTTTTGTTTTTATGCTCTTTTTACCTAATTCTCCAGCTAGCACTTTTCTTCCAAATTTATTTCAAGCAACAGGTGGCAGTGTAGAAATGTACGGCTGGAGCAATTCTTTTAGAGCTGCTGCTGAAATTCCTGCCTTTCTGTTTGGGGCATTATTATTAAGGAGATTCGGTCATGTGGCTATGATTTTCTTTGCCTCTAGCTTATATTTCATGTCTCAACTGTTGTTCGCTTTAGCGGAGTCGCCTCTTCAAGTGGCACTGGGACAAATTATGCAAGGACCAGCTTATAGTCTATTATTGCTAGGGACATTAAACTATGTGTATCAGCTAGCGCCGAAAGATATGCAAGTAACAGCGCAAACTCTAGTAAGTGCAATCGGTATGGGGTTAGCTGCAATTGTCGGCAATTATAGTGGTGGATTAGTAATTGATAATTTTGGCATTAAGCCACTTTACTGGACGGGCATGAGTATTATTGCAGCAGCTATGCTATTGTTCTTACTGTCTTTCATGTGGGGGAAAAAGAATAATGATCATAAAGTTTCGATAATGAATGCAACTAGGGAATAA
- a CDS encoding LacI family transcriptional regulator, which produces MATIKDVAERAGLSTTLVSRYLNERSGVSPASKERIRTAIKELNYRPNGLARSLVLQKTQSIGIVLDNLCAPFAARLISGLEQGAEDFDKENKYNVMFCSSNGDLEKKRRHVNFLTQGRVDGIIIYGSLTSDDTLISELAESTFPFLLIENDAEGIQVDKVVIDNADGAFRATEHLIKQGHKRIAHMAGNMNLKITLERMNGYIRALQDYQIPISSDLIIHPSYDPEETVFDDGDRFPRGDRSYYTAGYREMKKLINAGNLPDAIFFATDICAFGAMQALEEAGLSVPDDISIIGFDDEDPADYGSTSPRITTMRQPLYDLGYTGIKRLIQKVNTPEISDERIVLKTNLIIRESCKSRI; this is translated from the coding sequence ATGGCAACAATTAAGGATGTAGCGGAGCGTGCAGGACTGTCAACTACGCTTGTTTCTAGATATTTAAATGAGCGTTCTGGGGTGAGTCCAGCATCGAAAGAGCGTATTCGAACGGCTATTAAAGAGTTGAATTATCGTCCAAATGGGCTAGCTCGTTCCTTAGTATTGCAAAAAACACAAAGCATCGGAATTGTATTAGATAATTTATGTGCTCCTTTTGCTGCTAGATTGATATCTGGACTTGAGCAAGGAGCAGAAGATTTTGATAAAGAAAATAAATACAATGTAATGTTTTGCTCTTCAAATGGTGATTTAGAAAAAAAGAGACGTCATGTAAATTTTTTAACACAAGGAAGAGTTGACGGTATAATTATTTATGGTAGTTTAACATCAGATGATACGTTAATATCCGAATTAGCGGAATCAACTTTCCCCTTTTTGCTGATCGAGAATGACGCTGAAGGAATACAGGTAGATAAAGTCGTTATTGATAATGCTGATGGAGCTTTCCGAGCGACTGAGCATTTGATTAAACAGGGACATAAGCGGATCGCGCATATGGCAGGAAATATGAATTTAAAAATTACGTTAGAACGGATGAATGGATATATTAGAGCGCTACAAGACTATCAAATTCCGATTTCTAGTGATCTAATTATTCATCCTTCCTATGATCCAGAGGAGACTGTTTTTGATGATGGTGACCGCTTCCCGCGGGGGGATCGTTCTTACTACACCGCTGGATATAGAGAGATGAAGAAATTGATTAACGCAGGTAACTTACCTGATGCTATATTTTTTGCTACGGATATTTGTGCGTTTGGTGCAATGCAAGCATTAGAGGAGGCTGGGTTGTCTGTACCTGATGATATATCTATCATAGGTTTTGATGATGAGGATCCTGCAGACTACGGATCAACAAGTCCAAGAATAACAACGATGAGACAACCTTTATATGATCTTGGTTATACTGGTATTAAACGTCTTATTCAAAAGGTTAATACTCCTGAAATATCAGATGAACGAATAGTACTTAAAACTAATCTAATCATTAGAGAAAGTTGTAAAAGTAGGATATAA